From one Bos javanicus breed banteng chromosome 15, ARS-OSU_banteng_1.0, whole genome shotgun sequence genomic stretch:
- the LOC133261407 gene encoding olfactory receptor 4X2-like — protein MANTHNVTEFIFLGLSSNPEVQKVCFVMFLLLYTATVLGNLLIVLTVISSRSLGSPMYFFLSYLSFAETCYASTTAPRLISDLLAERKAIPLWGCMSQVFFIHLFGGTEIFLLTVMAYDRYVAICKPLSYTTIMSRQACAFLVGAAWVGGFVHSLAQILLIFRLPFCGPNVIDHYFCDVLPLLKLACSDTILIGLLIVANGGTLSVISFVVLLASYVVILLHLRTRSSVGRRKALSTCGSHVTVVTLFFGPCIFIYLRPSTTLSADKTVAMFYTVITPLLNPVIYSLRNAEVKKAVRRLWVRAMKLEER, from the coding sequence ATGGCTAACACACATAATGTGACAGAATTCATTTTCCTGGGACTTTCTTCCAATCCAGAGGTGCAGAAAGTCTGCTTTGTGATGTTTCTGCTCCTGTACACAGCCACTGTGCTGGGGAATCTTCTCATCGTCCTCACTGTCATAAGCAGCAGAAGCCTTGGctcccccatgtacttcttcctgagCTACCTGTCCTTTGCAGAGACCTGCTACGCCTCGACGACAGCCCCCAGACTCATCTCAGATCTGCTGGCTGAGAGGAAAGCCATACCTCTGTGGGGCTGCATGTCACAAGTTTTCTTTATCCACTTGTTTGGTGGCACTGAGATTTTCCTGCTcactgtgatggcctatgaccgctacgtggccatctgcaagcccctCAGCTACACCACCATCATGAGCCGGCAGGCGTGTGCCTTCCTGGTGGGAGCAGCATGGGTGGGGGGCTTTGTGCATTCCTTGGCCCAAATCCTTCTCATCTTCCGCTTGCCCTTCTGTGGCCCCAATGTGATCGACCACTATTTCTGTGACGTGCTTCCCCTGCTCAAACTTGCCTGCTCTGACACCATCCTCATTGGTCTTCTGATCGTTGCCAACGGGGGGACGCTGTCTGTGATCAGCTTCGTGGTCCTCTTAGCCTCCTATGTGGTCATCTTGCTCCATCTGAGGACTCGGAGCTCCGTGGGGCGGCGCAAGGCCCTGTCCACCTGTGGGTCCCACGTCACTGTGGTCACCTTGTTCTTTGGGCCCTGCATCTTCATCTATCTGAGACCTTCTACCACGCTGTCTGCGGACAAGACGGTGGCCATGTTCTACACGGTGATCACCCCACTGCTCAACCCTGTCATCTACTCCCTGAGAAATGCTGAAGTGAAGAAGGCCGTGAGGAGGCTGTGGGTCAGAGCAATGAAGCTAGAAGAGAGGTAG
- the LOC133261406 gene encoding olfactory receptor 4B1-like yields the protein MARTNNVTELIISGLFQDPEVQRACFAVFLPMYLATVVGNGLIVLTVRVSKSLRSPMYFFLSHLSLVEISYSSTVVPKFIRDLLSKIKTISLEGCVAQIFFFHFFGVTEIFLLTVMAYDRYVAICKPLHYTTIMSRSLCHQLVAASWLGGFVHSIVQIIITLQLSFCGPNVIDHYFCDLHPLFKLACTDTSVEGVVVLANSGLFSIFSFLLLVSSYVVILVNLRNHSAEGRRKALSTCASHITVVVLFFGPAIFLYMRPPSTFTEDKLVAVFYTVVTPMLNPIIYTLRNTEVKIAMRRLWGRKVNSGLQ from the coding sequence ATGGCGAGGACCAATAATGTGACTGAGTTAATTATCAGCGGTCTTTTCCAGGACCCAGAGGTGCAGAGAGCTTGCTTTGCGGTGTTTCTGCCCATGTACTTGGCCACGGTGGTGGGCAATGGCCTCATTGTTCTGACGGTCAGAGTCAGTAAGAGCCTGCGttcccccatgtacttcttccttagCCACCTGTCACTGGTGGAGATCAGTTACTCCTCCACTGTTGTCCCTAAATTCATCAGAGACTTACTTTCCAAGATTAAAACCATCTCCCTGGAGGGCTGTGTGGCTCAGATattcttctttcacttctttggggTTACTGAGATCTTCCTGCTCAcggtgatggcctatgaccgctatgtggccatctgcaagcccctTCACTACACAACCATCATGAGCCGGTCTCTGTGTCACCAACTGGTGGCTGCTTCCTGGCTGGGGGGGTTTGTTCACTCCATAGTTCAGATCATTATTACTCTCCAGTTATCCTTCTGTGGTCCCAATGTGATTGACCACTACTTCTGTGACCTCCATCCCTTGTTCAAGCTTGCCTGCACTGACACCTCTGTGGAGGGGGTTGTTGTGTTGGCCAACAGTGGATTATTCTccatcttctccttcctcctcttggtGTCCTCATACGTTGTCATCCTGGTCAACTTGAGGAACCATTCAGCAGAGGGGAGACGCAAAGCCCTCTCCACCTGTGCCTCTCACATCACGGTGGTCGTCCTGTTCTTTGGACCCGCCATCTTCCTCTACATGCGGCCCCCCTCCACCTTCACTGAGGACAAGCTGGTGGCCGTGTTCTACACGGTGGTcacccccatgctgaaccccatCATCTACACACTCAGAAATACAGAGGTGAAAATTGCCATGAGGAGGTTGTGGGGCAGGAAAGTAAACTCAGGgttgcaataa